A genomic segment from Aspergillus puulaauensis MK2 DNA, chromosome 1, nearly complete sequence encodes:
- a CDS encoding flavin-containing monooxygenase (COG:Q;~EggNog:ENOG410PK67;~InterPro:IPR036188;~PFAM:PF13450), which produces MAANYRQSSQPIHTERHVRIVCIGAGASGLLFAYKLQRSFSNFSLVIYEKNPDISGTWFENRYPGCACDVPSHNYTWSFEPKTDWSGTYASSKEIFNYFDSFSRKYGLRQYCRMRHQVIGAVWDAGKGGYDVHVQDLESGRQWNDSCDILINAGGILNSWRWPAIPGLERYKGTLVHTANWDDSISLKGKHVGLVGNGSSGIQVLPAILPEVSKITTFIREPTWVSPVQGLEQHIFSSEEKQAFERDSETLTEYRRGIERGMNGQFAIFLRGTQGQRETREYMTQQMKEKLHNLDLEKVLIPEWSVGCRRITPGVGYLESLGDTKVNVVYGNIDQVTEQGCICDDGNEYAVDVLICATGFDTSFRPRFPVIGPNGNNLQDQWKDEPHSYFGIAAAGIPNYLTFLGPNSPIGNGPVLSAIEAQADHMMKLIDRYQTTNIKSFAPRAEAVQDFIAFKDEFMRNTVWADGCRSWYKANQADAPVTALWPGSTLHYIEAMDELRLDDWEVKYNGNRFAWMGNGYSQTEVDETADWAYYIRDRDDGEYTSRGKRLRILNKSGTRQPEATSFTVFPRI; this is translated from the exons atggcTGCGAACTACCGCcaatccagccagcccatccACACAGAGCGCCACGTCCGCATCGTTTGCATTGGAGCTGGCGCATCTGGGTTATTATTTGCATACAAGCTGCAGCGGAGCTTTTCGAATTTCTCCCTTGTTATCTATGAAAAAAACCCGGACATTTCTGGGACATGGTTCGAGAACCGGTATCCAGG CTGCGCCTGCGATGTGCCGTCGCATAACTACACCTGGTCCTTTGAGCCCAAGACCGACTGGTCAGGGACCTACGCAAGCAGTAAAGAAATCTTCAACTACTTTGACTCGTTTTCACGCAAGTACGGGCTGCGCCAGTACTGCCGCATGCGCCACCAAGTCATCGGGGCCGTATGGGATGCTGGAAAAGGCGGATACGATGTGCATGTCCAAGACCTGGAATCTGGGCGACAGTGGAATGACTCGTGCGATATCCTCATTAACGCCGGTGGCATCTTGAATTCGTGGCGATGGCCGGCCATTCCAGGTCTGGAGCGCTACAAGGGGACGCTGGTCCACACAGCGAACTGGGATGACTCCATTTCACTGAAAGGAAAGCATGTCGGGCTCGTTGGCAATGG CTCTTCAGGCATCCAGGTGCTGCCGGCCATTCTCCCGGAGGTTAGCAAGATCACAACATTCATCCGCGAGCCAACGTGGGTGTCGCCCGTCCAGGGCCTTGAGCAGCACATCTTCTCAAGTGAGGAGAAGCAGGCCTTTGAAAGGGACTCCGAGACGTTGACCGAGTACCGCCGGGGTATCGAACGAGGCATGAACGGCCAATTCGCCATTTTCCTGCGCGGCACCCAAGGCCAGAGGGAGACGCGGGAATACATGACCCAGcagatgaaggagaagctaCACAATTTGGACTTGGAAAAGGTACTAATCCCGGAGTGGTCTGTCGGATGTCGACGCATCACGCCAGGAGTCGGCTATCTGGAGTCTCTGGGCGACACCAAGGTCAACGTCGTGTACGGCAACATCGACCAGGTCACCGAGCAAGGCTGCATCTGCGACGACGGCAACGAGTATGCAGTGGACGTCTTGATCTGTGCCACGGGGTTTGATACCTCGTTCCGGCCACGGTTCCCCGTTATTGGGCCGAATGGCAACAATCTGCAGGACCAGTGGAAGGACGAGCCGCATTCGTACTTTGGCatcgctgctgctggaatcCCCAACTATCTGACCTTCCTGGGTCCCAATAGTCCTATTGGAAATGGCCCTGTTCTGTCTGCAATCG AAGCCCAAGCAGACCATATGATGAAGCTGATTGACCGGTACCAAACGACCAACATCAAGAGCTTCGCACCCCGGGCTGAAGCAGTCCAGGACTTTATCGCCTTCAAGGACGAGTTCATGCGCAACACCGTCTGGGCGGACGGCTGCCGCTCGTGGTACAAGGCCAACCAGGCAGACGCCCCTGTCACAGCCCTGTGGCCGGGGTCGACGCTGCATTATATCGAAGCGATGGACGAGTTGCGACTCGATGACTGGGAGGTCAAGTATAATGGCAACCGATTCGCATGGATGGGCAATGGCTACAGCCAGACCGAGGTCGATGAGACGGCCGACTGGGCTTACTATATCCGCGACCGCGATGACGGCGAATACACGAGTCGAGGGAAGAGACTGCGAATCCTGAACAAGTCTGGGACTCGCCAGCCAGAGGCCACTTCATTCACGGTCTTTCCACGGATCTAG
- a CDS encoding aldehyde dehydrogenase family protein (COG:C;~EggNog:ENOG410PJ3Y;~InterPro:IPR015590,IPR029510,IPR016161,IPR016162, IPR016163;~PFAM:PF00171;~go_function: GO:0016491 - oxidoreductase activity [Evidence IEA];~go_function: GO:0016620 - oxidoreductase activity, acting on the aldehyde or oxo group of donors, NAD or NADP as acceptor [Evidence IEA];~go_process: GO:0055114 - oxidation-reduction process [Evidence IEA]), with amino-acid sequence MLDFSRNRLPTQLFINNEYVSPKSPAVFSVSNPRDNSLVSDKVPLAGADDVDAAVAAADAAFPQWKAISASERRAILLKFAALVEKHAEVLGELTRITLGAPYQAFGRFEVGLCAESFQYNAGWIDKFAGEAYPQENGFMRITRNEPLGVTAGIVPWNGPMGTVGLKAAPALATGNCFILKPSEKTPFAALALGPLIREAGFPPGVFQVLSGDGTTGALLASHMRIRKVSFTGSIATGKRIQKMAAESNLKRVTLELGGKSPAVVFDDCNLDNAVTWCVNAITANSGQVCFAASRVYVQEGIRDEFAKRYKAALEERAKKINDPEKEDTLMGPLVDEAQFRRVSGFLERGVQSHSLLTGGQPVDDKGFFVQPTVFTGVEPSAELYREEIFGPVSILNFFKTEEEVLHKANATEYGLMAGVFTQDINKAMRVASEFESGMVGINCISLNFLNVPFGGSKQSGLGRECGRSALEHFTEPKTVMINLTY; translated from the coding sequence ATGCTCGACTTTTCACGCAACAGGCTGCCCACGCagctcttcatcaacaacgaaTACGTCAGCCCCAAATCCCCCGCCGTATTCTCCGTGTCCAACCCCCGCGACAACTCTCTTGTTTCAGACAAGGTGCCCCTCGCCGGTGCagacgacgtcgacgccGCTGTTGCCGCTGCGGACGCTGCATTCCCCCAGTGGAAGGCCATCTCGGCCTCCGAACGACGCGCAATCCTGCTGAAGTTTGCAGCCTTGGTGGAGAAACATGCAGAAGTGCTGGGCGAGCTGACCAGGATCACCCTCGGCGCCCCATACCAGGCCTTTGGCCGCTTCGAGGTCGGTCTGTGTGCGGAGTCGTTCCAATACAATGCCGGCTGGATTGACAAGTTTGCGGGCGAGGCCTACCCCCAGGAGAATGGCTTCATGCGAATCACGCGCAATGAACCTCTCGGTGTGACTGCAGGAATTGTGCCCTGGAATGGGCCCATGGGGACGGTCGGTCTCAAGGCAGCACCAGCCCTTGCGACCGGCAACTGCTTCATTCTCAAGCCCTCGGAGAAGACACCGTTTGCAGCACTGGCTCTGGGTCCGCTGATTCGCGAGGCTGGATTCCCTCCTGGTGTCTTCCAGGTGCTCTCTGGCGACGGCACGACAGGCGCCCTGCTGGCCAGCCACATGCGTATCCGCAAGGTCAGCTTTACGGGGTCTATCGCCACGGGGAAACGCATCCAGAAGATGGCAGCGGAGTCGAACCTGAAGCGCGTCACCCTCGAGCTGGGTGGTAAGTCGCCGGCAGTGGTCTTTGACGACTGCAACTTGGACAATGCAGTGACCTGGTGTGTCAATGCGATCACAGCAAACAGCGGCCAGGTCTGTTTCGCAGCGTCGAGGGTCTACGTCCAGGAGGGCATCCGCGACGAGTTTGCCAAGAGATACAAGGCTGCCTTGGAGGAGCGTGCTAAAAAGATCAACGATccagagaaggaggataccCTGATGGGGCCTCTGGTCGACGAAGCCCAATTCCGGCGTGTCAGTGGATTCCTCGAGCGCGGAGTGCAGTCTCATTCCCTGCTCACTGGTGGACAGCCCGTCGACGACAAAGGCTTCTTCGTCCAGCCGACTGTCTTCACGGGCGTCGAACCTAGTGCAGAGCTGTACCGCGAGGAGATCTTTGGCCCAGTGTCCATCCTGAACTTCTTCAAGACCGAAGAGGAAGTCCTGCACAAGGCGAATGCAACGGAATATGGCCTGATGGCGGGCGTCTTCACCCAGGACATCAACAAGGCAATGCGAGTTGCCAGTGAATTCGAGTCTGGCATGGTCGGCATCAACTGCATCAGCCTGAACTTCCTCAATGTGCCCTTTGGGGGCTCCAAGCAGAGTGGCCTGGGTCGCGAATGCGGTCGCAGCGCGCTGGAGCACTTTACCGAGCCAAAGACTGTCATGATTAACCTGACCTACTGA
- a CDS encoding Zn(II)2Cys6 transcription factor (COG:S;~EggNog:ENOG410PM82;~InterPro:IPR036864,IPR007219,IPR001138;~PFAM:PF00172,PF04082;~go_function: GO:0000981 - DNA-binding transcription factor activity, RNA polymerase II-specific [Evidence IEA];~go_function: GO:0003677 - DNA binding [Evidence IEA];~go_function: GO:0008270 - zinc ion binding [Evidence IEA];~go_process: GO:0006351 - transcription, DNA-templated [Evidence IEA];~go_process: GO:0006355 - regulation of transcription, DNA-templated [Evidence IEA]) — protein MTAQSADRQPDLSGSGTETASKPRHRASVACVACRERRTRCVVNTGQGSCTQCLDSGQECIIRNDDQRRKPVSKAYVNLLQDRIQQLENALQEKDTPSTNHTQNAQQNQEIQADAAGDNSSQSAQSDSHNIAVETPPSPDPPEPPVFPHPDTFFQQQASSANTHSSPSRSHTRKASMTHRLLSTRGHVSFDQLAGRQRYFGPTTNCHIYLDPSSESEESRGQAREQRRRTQRVLSILPQASQDYLMQLYWKYYNSVIRVVDQEAFEEGKEAGDGPFYSGFLHVCILAAGYRFADKQRPDMVRITLAGRESLLHREAKYMLDYEIERPGGLPSIAALLLLGDLEVGCGRDNVGWLYSGMAYRLCFDVGLHLDRSGCGLSQSDIEIGRMTLWACVIFDRYWALFLGRPTALKPDDLEIYELSQQFDRLGTSQPGPEKSLEMQIYQALFELMELGGKITGIQHNMSSRNADIDRVLHLRMAALDSELDRWYARLPQTLRYTAENASSAPPSFFLLHQQYYSTMIMLHRPFAGYDDILDSSGQRRGEDGASDSAGKHLSALSHATCTKCAGRIAQIFWQQRQRFDTRRIFVTGLQHVGNAATALVAAIASSTDLVSNDRSMRYLECLAAVLDDMTEAYQPAEQMAAIVKSVIQELRELQPALQPSNSVPARRGSSADCDSEPDHMPSKRGPSTRTQANTHSMQSTSWPGESQFAKPVTTAAIMPSPALTYQSMAEKPAARRYTDQDNLIADSNMANMDDSWSIFSAPDRFAINNVMAGHGSPSAFCSPWPSADTPSFFRLANDAAMEPGSMNSDFLHLVGDADRAAQGTAGDSIPEAAGLSSQGITHSTDPGLSPSNSRIRGQQGKRKAPGTRPENIWTEIIS, from the exons ATGACTGCACAATCTGCCGACCGTCAGCCTGACTTGTCCGGCTCTGGCACAGAGACCGCGTCCAAACCGCGCCATCGAGCGTCTGTCGCCTGCGTGGCCTGTCGAGAGCGCCGGACGAGGTGCGTGGTCAATACGGGCCAAGGCTCGTGTACGCAGTGCCTGGACAGTGGGCAAGAATGCATCATCAGGAACGATGACCAGCGCCGGAA GCCTGTGTCCAAAGCATACGTGAATCTTCTGCAAGACCGCATCCAGCAGCTGGAAAATGCGCTACAGGAGAAAGACACCCCGTCGACAAACCACACACAGAATGCCCAGCAAAATCAGGAGATCCAAGCCGATGCTGCCGGCGACAACTCGTCCCAGTCTGCCCAGTCTGACTCGCACAATATCGCTGTCGAGACGCCTCCCTCCCCCGATCCTCCCGAACCCCCCGTATTCCCCCATCCAGACACCTTCTTCCAGCAACAGGCTTCCTCCGCGAATACACACAGTTCACCCTCCAGATCGCATACCAGGAAGGCATCCATGACCCATCGCCTGCTGTCGACCCGAGGCCATGTCAGCTTCGACCAGCTGGCAGGCCGCCAGCGCTACTTTGGCCCGACCACGAACTGCCATATATACTTGGACCCGTCTTCAGAGTCGGAGGAGAGTCGGGGACAGGCGAGAGAGCAGCGTCGGCGGACCCAGCGAGTACTGTCTATCTTGCCACAGGCTTCTCAGGACTACTTGATGCAGCTATATTGGAAATACTACAACTCTGTAATCCGCGTAGTCGATCAAGAAGCCTTCGAAGAGGGCAAAGAGGCCGGTGACGGACCGTTCTACTCAGGCTTCCTGCACGTCTGCATCCTCGCAGCTGGATATCGCTTTGCCGACAAGCAGCGACCGGACATGGTGCGCATTACCCTCGCTGGCAGGGAGTCGCTCCTCCACCGCGAGGCCAAGTATATGCTCGACTACGAGATAGAGCGACCGGGTGGTCTTCCCTCCATTGCTGCCCTGCTGCTTCTCGGCGACCTGGAGGTCGGCTGCGGCCGCGATAATGTCGGCTGGCTGTACTCTGGCATGGCTTATAGACTGTGCTTCGATGTTGGCCTGCATCTCGACCGGTCCGGCTGTGGCCTCTCCCAGAGCGACATCGAGATCGGGCGCATGACGCTGTGGGCGTGCGTGATCTTTGATAGATACTGGGCTCTTTTCCTCGGCCGGCCAACAGCTCTCAAGCCAGACGATCTGGAGATCTACGAGCTCTCGCAGCAGTTCGACCGGTTGGGCACCTCGCAGCCAGGCCCGGAGAAGAGCCTCGAGATGCAGATATACCAGGCCCTGTTCGAGCTCATGGAGCTGGGGGGCAAGATCACTGGAATCCAGCATAACATGTCCAGTCGCAACGCCGATATCGACCGGGTCCTGCATCTGCGCATGGCAGCCCTGGACAGCGAGCTGGATAGGTGGTATGCCCGCCTGCCACAGACCCTGCGATACACTGCAGAGAACGCCAGCTCAGCGCCCCCATCATTCTTCCTGCTCCATCAGCAGTATTATTCAACCATGATCATGCTGCATCGACCGTTCGCAGGCTATGACGACATTCTGGACAGCAGCGGCCAGCGCAGGGGGGAGGACGGCGCCTCCGACTCAGCTGGCAAGCATCTGTCGGCACTTTCTCACGCAACCTGCACGAAATGCGCCGGTCGCATAGCCCAGATAttctggcagcagcggcaaagGTTCGACACGAGACGCATCTTCGTGACCGGCCTGCAGCATGTCGGAAATGCAGCCACTGCGCTggttgctgccattgcgTCGTCCACCGACCTGGTGTCCAACGACCGCAGCATGAGATACCTCGAATGTCTCGCTGCCGTGCTGGACGACATGACAGAGGCATATCAACCGGCTGAGCAGATGGCTGCCATAGTCAAGTCGGTCATCCAGGAGCTCAGGGAGCTTCAGCCAGCCCTCCAGCCGTCCAACTCGGTGCCAGCCCGTCGAGGCAGCTCAGCGGACTGCGACAGCGAGCCAGACCATATGCCATCTAAACGAGGCCCATCGACTCGGACGCAAGCAAATACACACTCGATGCAGTCAACGTCATGGCCGGGCGAGAGTCAATTCGCAAAGCCCGTAACGACTGCGGCCATTATGCCGTCGCCAGCCCTGACTTACCAGTCAATGGCAGAGAAGCCCGCTGCACGTCGCTATACAGACCAAGACAACCTCATCGCAGACAGCAACATGGCCAACATGGACGACTCGTGGTCCATCTTCAGCGCGCCAGATCGCTTCGCCATCAACAATGTCATGGCCGGCCATGGCTCGCCCTCAGCCTTCTGTTCCCCCTGGCCCAGCGCCGACACGCCCTCGTTCTTCCGGCTGGCAAACGACGCGGCGATGGAGCCAGGTAGTATGAACAGCGACTTTCTGCATCTGGTGGGCGACGCTGACCGGGCCGCGCAGGGCACCGCTGGCGACAGTATCCCTGAAGCAGCAGGGCTTTCTTCTCAGGGGATTACGCACTCTACTGACCCGGGCTTGTCTCCCTCAAACTCGCGGATACGAGGGCAGcaggggaagagaaaggctCCTGGTACCAGGCCAGAAAATATTTGGACGGAGATAATCAGCTAG
- a CDS encoding SDR family NAD(P)-dependent oxidoreductase (COG:Q;~EggNog:ENOG410PNXK;~InterPro:IPR036291,IPR002347;~PFAM:PF08659,PF00106,PF13561;~go_process: GO:0055114 - oxidation-reduction process [Evidence IEA]), which translates to MASLLRGAGFITGAASGIGKATAYSFAKHGATQLALADINLPAAEKASKELESKFPGIKVIPLGIDVTQESSINEAVAETVRRFGRIDFAVNNAGIGGPPTLSAEHSVEEWNKTININLHGVWMSSRAEIRTMLQQEKREDSLRYNRGVIINVASMYGLVATSLNTPVVAYTASKHGVVGLTRADAIAYASKGIRINAVCPGYVATPLIQGTMQSAVIQREIDKIPVGRMAEMEEIADHITFLASPLSSYMYGASMVADGGFTIQ; encoded by the exons ATGGCGTCTCTACTGCGAGGCGCAGGTTTCATCACCGGCGCTGCGTCCG GGATAGGAAAGGCTACGGCGTACTCATTCGCCAAACATGGTGCTACCCAGCTAGCCTTAGCGGATATCAAcctcccagcagcagagaaAGCTTCCAAAGAGCTCGAGTCCAAGTTTCCAGGCATAAAGGTCATTCCCCTGGGAATCGACGTGACTCAAGAATCATCAATCAATGAAGCGGTGGCTGAAACGGTTCGGCGGTTTGGCCGGATCGATTTTGCTGTGAACAACGCTGGCATTGGAGGGCCGCCGACCCTGTCTGCAGAGCACAGCGTCGAGGAATGGAACAAGACAATCAATATCAATCTGCACGGCGTGTGGATGAGCAGCCGGGCTGAGATCAGGACGATGCTGCAGCAGGAAAAGAGGGAGGA CTCTCTCCGGTATAACCGCGGTGTTATCATCAATGTAGCCTCAATGTACGGGCTTGTGGCAACATCGCTGAACACTCCAGTAGTGGCATACACAGCATCCAAGCATGGAGTGGTTGGTCTCACGCGTGCAGATGCCATTGCCTATGCCTCCAAGGGCATCAGAATCAACGCCGTCTGCCCTGGATACGTGGCAACGCCGTTGATCCAGGGAACAATGCAGTCTGCAGTGATACAGAGGGAAATCGACAAGATCCCCGTGGGCAGAATGGCAGAGATGGAGGAAATCGCAGACCACATCACGTTCCTGGCGTCGCCGTTGAGCAGCTACATGTACGGTGCCTCAATGGTAGCTGATGG GGGCTTCACGATTCAGTAA
- a CDS encoding flavin-containing monooxygenase (COG:Q;~EggNog:ENOG410PW3P;~InterPro:IPR020946,IPR036188;~PFAM:PF13454,PF13450;~go_function: GO:0004499 - N,N-dimethylaniline monooxygenase activity [Evidence IEA];~go_function: GO:0050660 - flavin adenine dinucleotide binding [Evidence IEA];~go_function: GO:0050661 - NADP binding [Evidence IEA];~go_process: GO:0055114 - oxidation-reduction process [Evidence IEA]): protein MTRSTTNGTSNGTQNGTDTHDEFAYPESNPSGAYRVLDQYHSKPAKLRVACVGAGASGLCLAYKMGAMLEPNSWELTLFDKNPHFGGTWYENTYPGVACDIPSHLYTFSFDPNPEWSHYFAYGDEIQRYFEGFAERYDLGKYMKLNTKVVECRWDDEQSIWNITLENTQTKEQWQDWAHCVVNGTGILNSWKWPDIEGFQDFQGPKMHSAAWDHSVDFKDKVVGVIGTGSTSVQVVPELQKVCKKVQVYMRSPTWISPPFGATALTQDLRHGVDNDPGCRQYEFTEENKKRFREDPEYHLAFRKGIEAEINGLFGMYTQGSELSKMFRDVITDEMMRRMGPGHEELKTFIIPKFAPGCRRISPGDGYLEALVQPNVQPVFGDIKRATRNGLMAKDGTEHKVDILVCATGFNVAFRPAFKVINGEGKSIQEDWGESVNLYFGVSAPRFPNYYTIVGPGATWSSGTLLPSIETTIEYSVKCMKKMQTETIKSMSVRQEALDDIYEHFDEFHKNTVFQEECRSWFKDGKIKNRVYLWPGPTIHFLKTIKDPRFEDYDIKYRYRNRFAFLGNGPVKAGVKQDALGLATYVRNSDHDWAVA, encoded by the exons ATGACACGGTCTACTACCAATGGTACTAGTAATGGTACCCAAAACGGTACCGATACCCACGATGAGTTCGCATATCCAGAATCCAACCCGAGCGGCGCATACAGAGTCCTAGATCAATACCACTCGAAACCGGCCAAGCTGCGAGTCGCCTGCGTTGGGGCCGGTGCCTCTGGTCTCTGCCTGGCGTATAAGATGGGAGCAATGCTTGAACCGAATTCCTGGGAATTGACACTGTTCGACAAGAACCCGCACTTTGGAGGCACCTGGTACGAGAATACATACCCCGGCGTGGCCTGCGATATCCCCTCCCACCTTTACACCTTCTCGTTCGACCCGAATCCGGAGTGGTCGCACTACTTTGCGTATGGTGATGAGATTCAGAGGTACTTTGAGGGCTTTGCCGAGAGATACGATCTGGGAAAGTACATGAAGCTGAATACTAAGGTGGTCGAGTGTCGCTGGGACGACGAGCAGAGTATCTGGAACATCACGCTCGAGAATACTCAGACCAAGGAGCAATGGCAGGACTGGGCACACTGCGTGGTTAATGGCACGGGAATATTGAACTCGTGGAAATGGCCAGACATCGAGGGATTTCAGGACTTTCAAGGACCCAAGATGCACTCTGCGGCATGGGACCACAGCGTCGACTTCAAGGATAAAGTTGTTGGTGTTATTGGCACAGGGTCTACGAGCGTCCAGGTTGTTCCGGAGCTGCAAAAGGTCTGCAAGAAGGTCCAGGTCTACATGAGAAGCCCGACATGGATCAGTCCCCCGTTCGGTGCCACGGCGCTCACGCAGGACCTGCGCCACGGTGTTGACAATGACCCTGGATGTCGTCAGTACGAATTCACAGAGGAGAACAAGAAGCGGTTCAGAGAAGACCCCGAGTATCACCTCGCGTTCCGGAAGGGCATCGAGGCTGAGATCAACGGGCTGTTCGGCATGTATACTCAGGGCTCGGAGCTGTCCAAGATGTTCAGGGACGTCATCACCGACGAGATGATGCGACGAATGGGTCCAGGGCATGAGGAACTGAAGACCTTTATCATTCCCAAGTTTGCTCCGGGCTGTCGACGTATATCCCCGGGGGATGGCTATCTGGAAGCGCTCGTTCAGCCCAATGTGCAGCCTGTGtttggagatatcaagaGGGCGACCAGGAACGGCCTCATGGCAAAGGATGGAACAGAACACAAGGTGGATATTCTGGTATGCGCCACTGGCTTCAATGTCGCCTTCAGGCCTGCATTTAAGGTGATCAATGGCGAGGGCAAGTCCATCCAAGAGGACTGGGGAGAGAGTGTCAACTTGTACTTTGGAGTCTCTGCACCCAG ATTCCCCAATTATTACACCATCGTCGGACCCGGGGCGACATGGTCCAGCGGGACTCTGCTGCCCTCGATCGAGACGACAATCGAATACAGCGTCAAATgtatgaagaagatgcagaCCGAGACAATCAAGTCCATGTCTGTCAGGCAAGAGGCCCTCGACGACATCTACGAGCACTTTGACGAATTCCACAAAAACACAGTGTTCCAAGAAGAGTGTCGCTCGTGGTTCAAGGATGGCAAGATCAAGAACCGTGTCTATCTCTGGCCAGGACCGACAATCCACTTCCTGAAAACTATCAAGGATCCACGATTTGAGGACTATGATATCAAGTATCGCTACAGGAACCGGTTTGCTTTTCTGGGCAATGGGCCTGTCAAGGCTGGGGTGAAGCAGGATGCATTGGGGCTGGCCACATATGTCCGCAACAGCGACCATGACTGGGCTGTTGCTTAA